From one Marinobacter sp. LV10MA510-1 genomic stretch:
- a CDS encoding HlyD family secretion protein — MPGSSPKVRSRLIITLAVIALLALVAWYFVPKENTLAAHIASGNGRIEATQVDIATRIPGRLLTFFVAEGDLIDAGSPVAEMDTAELQATLAAAQANLSQAIQAERLADAIVAQRESERRLARAELGRFESLVAKGHVSREQLDRARTTAETADAALQASKVQVLSAQAGINAAKANIHKIETTIDDSHLNSPVGGRVLYRLAEPGEVLPAGGKVATVLDVTDVYLTIFLPTAQAGKVRVGSDARIVLDALPDFVVPAEVSFVAAEAQFTPKAVETRTEREKLMFRVRIRIDPELLEAYRDRVKTGVPGVAYVRLDESLPWPEQLQVTLPNG, encoded by the coding sequence ATGCCTGGCTCAAGCCCTAAAGTCCGCTCGAGACTGATAATAACTCTGGCGGTTATTGCTTTGCTCGCCCTTGTCGCCTGGTATTTTGTGCCAAAGGAAAACACCCTTGCTGCGCATATTGCGTCGGGAAATGGCCGCATAGAAGCCACTCAGGTTGATATTGCCACCCGCATTCCCGGCCGCCTGCTGACCTTCTTTGTGGCCGAGGGCGATCTGATTGATGCCGGTAGCCCGGTGGCAGAGATGGACACAGCGGAACTTCAGGCAACCTTGGCGGCTGCCCAGGCCAATCTGAGCCAGGCGATTCAAGCCGAACGCCTGGCCGATGCCATTGTGGCCCAGCGGGAAAGTGAACGGCGCCTGGCCCGGGCCGAGCTGGGGCGGTTTGAATCTCTGGTTGCCAAGGGCCACGTGTCTCGCGAACAGCTGGACCGCGCACGCACCACCGCAGAAACCGCAGACGCCGCATTGCAGGCGTCAAAGGTTCAGGTATTGTCAGCTCAAGCTGGCATCAACGCTGCGAAAGCCAACATCCACAAAATTGAAACCACTATTGATGATAGCCACCTGAACAGCCCGGTAGGCGGCCGTGTGCTTTACCGGCTGGCCGAGCCGGGTGAGGTGCTGCCGGCTGGCGGCAAAGTGGCCACGGTGTTGGACGTAACCGACGTGTACCTGACTATTTTTCTGCCCACCGCCCAGGCTGGTAAAGTGCGGGTGGGTTCCGATGCCCGCATTGTTCTGGACGCCCTGCCCGACTTTGTGGTGCCGGCGGAGGTGAGTTTTGTGGCTGCAGAAGCCCAGTTCACGCCCAAGGCGGTGGAAACCCGCACCGAGCGCGAGAAATTGATGTTCCGAGTGCGCATTCGCATCGACCCCGAATTGCTAGAGGCCTATCGCGATCGGGTGAAAACCGGCGTGCCGGGTGTTGCCTATGTTCGTCTCGATGAAAGTCTGCCTTGGCCAGAACAGCTGCAAGTAACCCTTCCTAATGGATAA